A stretch of Xenopus laevis strain J_2021 chromosome 8S, Xenopus_laevis_v10.1, whole genome shotgun sequence DNA encodes these proteins:
- the adamts4.S gene encoding A disintegrin and metalloproteinase with thrombospondin motifs 4 isoform X2 codes for MTLSVKPVPPVKVSWIFVFAVAWVHVIAALAESSQAGYKEEIVFPERLNSSFRQDQSLWPGNEVPSDGHLVFRFWAFGEELILDMERDPSFLSEDLTVQYLGRNRQSDANGLSEPGSYFTGSVNSDPESIAAVNHNGASLVGVLQYRGAEFHIQPLEGGGLNSVEGAGAHVIRRKVPNRSNGPMCNVGPQATENVSDLEPKDNVVKSRVASSRSKRFASVPRYVETLVVADESMADFHGADLKRYLLTVMAASAKFFRHPSLKNPVNVVVTRLVVIGKADKSQKYGGLKMTTNAAEMLRNFCEWQKGLNKLNDSDSEHFDTAILFTRQNLCGMSTCDTLGMADVGTVCDPSRSCSIVEDDGLQSAFTAAHELGHVFNMLHDNSKPCVELNRPSSNTKHMMAPVMSFVDPEELWSPCSAKFITDFLDNGNGHCLLDKPRTPLRLPVPFPGNDYDSDRQCQLTFGPDSRHCPNLYTPCSSLWCTGKIDGHFMCQTKHFPWADGTSCGVGKTCMNGRCISKVEMKAFNIQVNGGWGPWGPFGECSRTCGGGVQFSHRECNKPVPRNGGKYCEGKRTQYRSCNTQICAVGNALTYREQQCAAYNHRTDMFKTFPSPIDWVPRYNGIAEKDRCKLTCQSRPLGFYYVLEPRIWLQQCGYNSCWCHQYSDTSKQWFIFHQRRSLPGNKEARWLLCS; via the exons ATGACTTTGTCGGTGAAGCCGGTGCCTCCTGTGAAGGTGTCGTGGATCTTTGTTTTTGCTGTTGCCTGGGTGCACGTGATCGCTGCTCTCGCTGAGAGTTCCCAAGCCGGCTACAAGGAGGAAATTGTGTTTCCGGAAAGACTCAACTCGAGCTTCCGTCAGGACCAATCACTCTGGCCAGGGAATGAGGTGCCCTCCGACGGCCACCTGGTTTTCCGATTCTGGGCATTCGGAGAAGAATTGATTTTGGATATGGAGAGGGACCCCAGTTTTCTCTCCGAAGATCTGACAGTGCAGTACCTGGGCAGAAACAGACAGTCTGATGCTAATGGCCTCTCCGAACCCGGCAGCTATTTCACAGGATCGGTCAATTCCGACCCAGAATCTATCGCCGCTGTCAACCACAATGGAGCTTCTCTCGTTGGAGTTCTGCAGTACCGGGGGGCTGAATTTCACATCCAACCCTTGGAAGGTGGAGGACTGAACAGCGTAGAAGGTGCCGGGGCGCATGTCATCCGCAGAAAAGTTCCAAATAGATCCAACGGTCCCATGTGCAATGTAGGACCTCAAGCTACAGAGAACGTTTCCGATCTTGAACCGAAAGACAACGTTGTAAAGTCCAGAGTTGCCTCAAGTAGATCCAAG AGATTTGCATCTGTCCCTCGCTATGTGGAGACGCTGGTTGTAGCAGATGAGAGCATGGCAGACTTCCATGGAGCAGACCTCAAGCGCTATCTGCTCACAGTCATGGCAGCTTCAGCCAAATTCTTCCGCCATCCTAGCCTGAAGAATCCGGTTAATGTGGTGGTGACTCGGCTTGTTGTTATTGGAAAGGCGGACAAGTCCCAGAAGTACGGTGGCCTAAAGATGACCACCAATGCTGCCGAGATGCTGAGGAACTTCTGCGAGTGGCAGAAAGGACTGAACAAGCTGAATGATTCTGATTCTGAGCATTTTGATACAGCGATACTCTTCACCAGGCAG AACCTTTGTGGTATGTCCACCTGTGATACTCTGGGCATGGCTGATGTTGGCACTGTGTGTGATCCTTCCCGAAGCTGTTCCATAGTTGAAGATGATGGTTTGCAGTCAGCTTTTACAGCGGCACATGAGCTTG GCCACGTTTTTAACATGCTCCATGACAATTCCAAGCCCTGTGTGGAACTCAACCGCCCCTCCAGCAACACCAAACACATGATGGCTCCGGTGATGTCCTTCGTTGACCCAGAAGAACTGTGGTCTCCCTGCAGTGCCAAGTTCATCACAGACTTTTTAGATAATGGAAATG GCCACTGCCTTTTGGATAAGCCTCGCACTCCTCTCCGCTTACCGGTGCCTTTCCCGGGAAACGACTATGACTCTGATCGCCAGTGCCAACTGACTTTTGGCCCAGACTCTCGTCATTGCCCAAACCTTTACACACCTTGCTCTTCTCTCTGGTGCACGGGCAAAATCGATGGACACTTCATGTGTCAAACCAAACACTTCCCCTGGGCTGATGGCACCAGCTGCGGAGTGGGCAAGACCTGCATGAATGGCCGATGCATCAGCAAAGTGGAGATGAAAGCCTTTAAC ATACAAGTTAATGGTGGTTGGGGACCCTGGGGCCCATTTGGAGAATGCTCCCGGACATGCGGAGGTGGTGTGCAATTCTCCCACCGTGAATGCAACAAACCTGTTCCACGCAATGGTGGAAAGTACTGTGAGGGCAAAAGGACCCAGTATCGCTCCTGTAACACCCAGATATGCGCTGTGGGCAACG CTCTGACCTACAGAGAACAGCAGTGCGCGGCATACAACCACAGGACAGATATGTTCAAGACGTTCCCATCACCGATAGACTGGGTGCCAAGATATAACGGCATCGCGGAGAAGGACCGCTGTAAACTTACCTGCCAGTCTCGTCCTCTGGGATTCTACTATGTGTTGGAGCCAAGG ATATGGCTACAACAATGTGGTTACAATTCCTGCTGGTGCCACCAATATTCTGATACGTCAAAACAGTGGTTCATCTTCCACCAGCGACGGAGTCTACCTGGCAATAAAGAGGCAAGATGGCTCCTATGCTCTTAA
- the adamts4.S gene encoding A disintegrin and metalloproteinase with thrombospondin motifs 4 isoform X1 — translation MTLSVKPVPPVKVSWIFVFAVAWVHVIAALAESSQAGYKEEIVFPERLNSSFRQDQSLWPGNEVPSDGHLVFRFWAFGEELILDMERDPSFLSEDLTVQYLGRNRQSDANGLSEPGSYFTGSVNSDPESIAAVNHNGASLVGVLQYRGAEFHIQPLEGGGLNSVEGAGAHVIRRKVPNRSNGPMCNVGPQATENVSDLEPKDNVVKSRVASSRSKRFASVPRYVETLVVADESMADFHGADLKRYLLTVMAASAKFFRHPSLKNPVNVVVTRLVVIGKADKSQKYGGLKMTTNAAEMLRNFCEWQKGLNKLNDSDSEHFDTAILFTRQNLCGMSTCDTLGMADVGTVCDPSRSCSIVEDDGLQSAFTAAHELGHVFNMLHDNSKPCVELNRPSSNTKHMMAPVMSFVDPEELWSPCSAKFITDFLDNGNGHCLLDKPRTPLRLPVPFPGNDYDSDRQCQLTFGPDSRHCPNLYTPCSSLWCTGKIDGHFMCQTKHFPWADGTSCGVGKTCMNGRCISKVEMKAFNIQVNGGWGPWGPFGECSRTCGGGVQFSHRECNKPVPRNGGKYCEGKRTQYRSCNTQICAVGNALTYREQQCAAYNHRTDMFKTFPSPIDWVPRYNGIAEKDRCKLTCQSRPLGFYYVLEPRVADGTPCSPDSTSVCVQGRCIHAGCDRIIGSKKKFDKCMVCGGNGSTCTKTYGSFTKPRYGYNNVVTIPAGATNILIRQNSGSSSTSDGVYLAIKRQDGSYALNGNYILVPSELDISVGGGASVKYSGATKAVETIVGRGPLKESLTLQALVVSDQRVPRLKYTFFVPKPTVRSSPPKKATDDWVKRRAQIMEILRRTRNSHK, via the exons ATGACTTTGTCGGTGAAGCCGGTGCCTCCTGTGAAGGTGTCGTGGATCTTTGTTTTTGCTGTTGCCTGGGTGCACGTGATCGCTGCTCTCGCTGAGAGTTCCCAAGCCGGCTACAAGGAGGAAATTGTGTTTCCGGAAAGACTCAACTCGAGCTTCCGTCAGGACCAATCACTCTGGCCAGGGAATGAGGTGCCCTCCGACGGCCACCTGGTTTTCCGATTCTGGGCATTCGGAGAAGAATTGATTTTGGATATGGAGAGGGACCCCAGTTTTCTCTCCGAAGATCTGACAGTGCAGTACCTGGGCAGAAACAGACAGTCTGATGCTAATGGCCTCTCCGAACCCGGCAGCTATTTCACAGGATCGGTCAATTCCGACCCAGAATCTATCGCCGCTGTCAACCACAATGGAGCTTCTCTCGTTGGAGTTCTGCAGTACCGGGGGGCTGAATTTCACATCCAACCCTTGGAAGGTGGAGGACTGAACAGCGTAGAAGGTGCCGGGGCGCATGTCATCCGCAGAAAAGTTCCAAATAGATCCAACGGTCCCATGTGCAATGTAGGACCTCAAGCTACAGAGAACGTTTCCGATCTTGAACCGAAAGACAACGTTGTAAAGTCCAGAGTTGCCTCAAGTAGATCCAAG AGATTTGCATCTGTCCCTCGCTATGTGGAGACGCTGGTTGTAGCAGATGAGAGCATGGCAGACTTCCATGGAGCAGACCTCAAGCGCTATCTGCTCACAGTCATGGCAGCTTCAGCCAAATTCTTCCGCCATCCTAGCCTGAAGAATCCGGTTAATGTGGTGGTGACTCGGCTTGTTGTTATTGGAAAGGCGGACAAGTCCCAGAAGTACGGTGGCCTAAAGATGACCACCAATGCTGCCGAGATGCTGAGGAACTTCTGCGAGTGGCAGAAAGGACTGAACAAGCTGAATGATTCTGATTCTGAGCATTTTGATACAGCGATACTCTTCACCAGGCAG AACCTTTGTGGTATGTCCACCTGTGATACTCTGGGCATGGCTGATGTTGGCACTGTGTGTGATCCTTCCCGAAGCTGTTCCATAGTTGAAGATGATGGTTTGCAGTCAGCTTTTACAGCGGCACATGAGCTTG GCCACGTTTTTAACATGCTCCATGACAATTCCAAGCCCTGTGTGGAACTCAACCGCCCCTCCAGCAACACCAAACACATGATGGCTCCGGTGATGTCCTTCGTTGACCCAGAAGAACTGTGGTCTCCCTGCAGTGCCAAGTTCATCACAGACTTTTTAGATAATGGAAATG GCCACTGCCTTTTGGATAAGCCTCGCACTCCTCTCCGCTTACCGGTGCCTTTCCCGGGAAACGACTATGACTCTGATCGCCAGTGCCAACTGACTTTTGGCCCAGACTCTCGTCATTGCCCAAACCTTTACACACCTTGCTCTTCTCTCTGGTGCACGGGCAAAATCGATGGACACTTCATGTGTCAAACCAAACACTTCCCCTGGGCTGATGGCACCAGCTGCGGAGTGGGCAAGACCTGCATGAATGGCCGATGCATCAGCAAAGTGGAGATGAAAGCCTTTAAC ATACAAGTTAATGGTGGTTGGGGACCCTGGGGCCCATTTGGAGAATGCTCCCGGACATGCGGAGGTGGTGTGCAATTCTCCCACCGTGAATGCAACAAACCTGTTCCACGCAATGGTGGAAAGTACTGTGAGGGCAAAAGGACCCAGTATCGCTCCTGTAACACCCAGATATGCGCTGTGGGCAACG CTCTGACCTACAGAGAACAGCAGTGCGCGGCATACAACCACAGGACAGATATGTTCAAGACGTTCCCATCACCGATAGACTGGGTGCCAAGATATAACGGCATCGCGGAGAAGGACCGCTGTAAACTTACCTGCCAGTCTCGTCCTCTGGGATTCTACTATGTGTTGGAGCCAAGG GTGGCAGACGGGACACCATGCTCGCCTGACTCCACCTCCGTGTGTGTTCAAGGGCGATGCATCCATGCCGGATGTGACCGGATTATTGGGTCCAAGAAGAAGTTTGACAAGTGCATGGTGTGCGGAGGGAACGGGTCTACCTGTACCAAGACCTACGGATCCTTTACAAAGCCCAG ATATGGCTACAACAATGTGGTTACAATTCCTGCTGGTGCCACCAATATTCTGATACGTCAAAACAGTGGTTCATCTTCCACCAGCGACGGAGTCTACCTGGCAATAAAGAGGCAAGATGGCTCCTATGCTCTTAACGGCAATTACATCTTGGTGCCCTCAGAACTGGACATCAGTGTCGGGGGAGGTGCATCCGTCAAGTACAGTGGAGCCACAAAGGCAGTGGAGACCATTGTTGGACGTGGTCCTCTCAAAGAGTCATTGACCCTTCAAGCTTTAGTGGTCAGTGACCAGCGAGTGCCGCGACTCAAGTACACGTTTTTTGTTCCCAAGCCCACGGTTCGATCTAGCCCGCCGAAAAAAGCCACTGATGACTGGGTGAAACGAAGAGCTCAGATCATGGAAATTCTTAGGAGGACAAGGAACAGCCACAAATAA